The nucleotide window TTGGCAGGGTCTCCCGGCTGTTCCACCCGGATGCCCACCTCAACCGAGGAACGTCCCACATGGTTGATACGGGCCTGGCATATCAGGTCTTTGGTCACATCGGCGGCATGGCGAACGAAGATGTTGTCGATGGCCGCCGTCACCACCCACGCCTGGGGATGGAAGCGGTTCACGTAGGCCAGGGCCGTTTGTTCCGCCACTTCATCCAACAACTCCAGCAGCAGACCGAAGCGCAGATTTCCCTGGAGCGCTTCGTCCACCACCATGAAGCGGCGGCGCAGTCCGGCGTCGCTGCCGAGGGGCAGGGTCCGGTAGAAGGAGGTTTCGGAGGGATGGGGCATGGCGCGGCTCCTTTACGGAGAAGATGTCAGAGACAACGATACTGAGTGTACCAAGCCCCTGTCATGAGTAAAAGGAAATTTTATGCGCCATTTTCCTCCGATATCCTGTGCCCCGGGACAGCTTCCGCTTCAGGAACATTCCGATATGCCGCGCCGTTGTGCGAAGCGTGCGGATCCCCGCGCAAAAGGAAGGTCCCGATTCCCTCCAGGCCCTGACCGCGCCGTAGATAACAACCACATATGCGATGAATACCAATGGCTCCATGGTATCCCCCACGGCTGAGGGGCCCCCTCAGCCAAGCCTGTCGCGATCGCTTGCCTTATCGCTCTTCAGCAGTACCGAAAGATGTGTTTCCAGAGTCTCATCCAGATGTTTGAACTTTACTCCGACACCGGGAGGTCTTCCCCATCCGTACGTCTGGATGTTGATGACCACCACCTCGATGCTGAATCCGAAATCAGGGAACAACACGATTGCCTCGTCGCCGACCACAAACGTTTCAGGGTTCGTATCCACAACGAACATGCCGTTCCAGGAGATGTTCCGGGTAAAACCCCGCGCAGCGACTTCCCGTGCCCGTGCGGAACTGATCAGGGTCGGGACGACTATCTCTCTGCGTTTATACTCCCTGAGCCTCCTTGGCACGAAATTCACGCAGGTTTTGTTCAGAAATTCGACCAGGTTCGCGGCCTGCTTTGCGTCGCCGGCCATGGTCATCGGCACCAGTGTTGCGCCAAGCGCTTTCACTCTCAGGACAGGGAAAAAATTGACAAGAGAGCAGGCCACGACCTTTTCCTCCCC belongs to Geobacter sp. SVR and includes:
- a CDS encoding PilZ domain-containing protein, giving the protein MIFREHPILAIAYDDRVRCSFTDSLRTLNVAAVTCATFQEAEDRAVQEIFKGVLVDLTTIIRAKGEEKVVACSLVNFFPVLRVKALGATLVPMTMAGDAKQAANLVEFLNKTCVNFVPRRLREYKRREIVVPTLISSARAREVAARGFTRNISWNGMFVVDTNPETFVVGDEAIVLFPDFGFSIEVVVINIQTYGWGRPPGVGVKFKHLDETLETHLSVLLKSDKASDRDRLG